AAATTGGGGCTCTAACAGATCAAATCAAGATTAATTTATATCTGGTCAGATAGACCAAAAATGTAGTTTACTCTGAAGACATCCCAGTGTATTTATTTGCAAAATTATCTGATAACTTCAAACTAAAGGATGATAGAATATAAGTATGTAAGATCACACATTATCAATTATCAGACCCttgcatgcattttattttagttccctGGTAATATTTAGTTACTGAAATTATTAATCAGTATGTTTACCTTTGTTTCTACTTACCTATGCAATTCTTTAACAGGGGGTCAATAGGTTGTGGATGATCAGAAATAGTAAACTTCACAGCTGTAACCACTGAGCTTCGGGCATATGATGAgcctaattaaaaagaaattttaagtctACTGGTATGTAAATTCACTAAAATCCATGGATAGCTTCAGCATTTTCAAACCACTTCAACTGACACCAGTGTCctcaatttcttaaaattctctctgGTCAAGAGGGAaggtactggggcacctgggtggctcagtgggttaggcctctgccttcagctcaggtcataatctcagggtcctgggatccagcccgcattgggctctctgctcagcagggagcctgccttcccctccccgcttgcctgcctctctacttatgatccttctgtcaaataaataaataaaatctttaaaaaaaaaaaaaaaaaagaggggaggtACTCACTGCTCTCAGGGGAGGTAAAATTTACCCATAAAATATAATCCCATtagatttcaaaagaaataatgtcTTCTGGGAAGAAGACCTAGGAAAGCAACAGTGGAGATTCTAGCCCTCACAAAAGGGAACTGTTTAAACCCATAAATAGCTTATAAGATCTTCAAATGTTTTCTAAAGCAGTTTCTAAAGAAAGCACTCGCTTTTCTTACCCACTACTTAGTCTAAAGGAATTGACACTAGTAAATCCGAAAACGAGTCTTCTAGGATCCTTCATTTGAACTATGTTTACTAATTTTAGTATTAAAATTAGTACTACCAAGGCTCCTTTTTATGTATTAATTCAAGAGACATTCGTCTTTTCCACATTTCAAGATAaaagagtaacattaaaatataatgaacAAAAGGAACTACAACAGATTTAACCATGATCCTATTACTCTATCCTTTTTAAACAACGAAATGTCATTTGACTATGGCTCCACACTGCAACATAAGGCAAGAGGTTCTACATGTAACACAATACAAAAAGGGTTTACTTCTGCATTAGGCATCTTTCAAGGTTACCAACTgccaataaaattttaagaaaatctagGTACCCACCTGATATCAAATACCCTTTAAGCCGTGGAAGGAGAGTTTCTGGATCAATTAGAGTGAGTTTCCCTAGACATTCAGCAACAACATTTCTGGTTCCTTCTTCTGCACATTCACAGTGCTTTAGCAGTAAGGCCCAGATGTTTTCAACATATGGTTTAAGGCCCACTACTGACGCAGAGCTAATAATTTCCTTCAAGGAATGAAGCAGAAGATACTGCCTTTTGGGCTGACTGGTTATTTCTTGTAAGACAAACGGCAGATACTCAGGAAGGTTGCCCACACTAATGCTGCCTAAAGCATAGGAGGCAGCTGATTTAACTTCTTCGCTAGGAGATGAGAAGGCTTCTAATATTACAGATTTTAGTTCCAGCTGCCCACTTAAGTCAATATGATGCCCAACTTCTCCGAGAGAAAGCAGAGCTAAGAGACGAATGGAATCTGTAGACCTTGAGTTCTTGACATCTTGAATAAATTGACCTACTACGGCTGGTCCTTCTTTAGGGCATGCTCGAGTAAGGGCAGCTACACATTTGGCAATAGAATAGTAAGACTGCTTGTGAGTAAGAGCGGTGCTCTGTGAATAAACTGGACCAGTCAGCATGCGCAACAAATCCATGTATCctagattatttgttccagtgaCAACCAGAGCTTGGAAAAAGTCTAGCATGGCGCTAAGAGCTCCCCCCTGTAATAAAGGTGATCTCACAAGTCCAATAAGTTCATTGAGAATGGATCCACTTATCTTTGAAAGGGAGGAAGGATACACTTTTGCCAGTGTGGTAAGGAAACTGATAGCCATCTGTGAAACATGCATATCACTTTCACTGATAAGAGGTGGGAGCTCATCTAGAACTGCATCAATCATGGCAGCTGTCAAGCTGTCACTGTAGTTTTTAATTAGAATATCTAGGGCAGAAAGGGTACCCAGTTTCAAAGCTCTCTGGTTTTTCCTGAGAAACGATGCAAGGATAGGAACCCCTTCTCCCAGGACAGGCCTCAAATCTATCTTCAAAGGTGACCCAGCAATCAGTGTCAACGCCTTCACTGTAGTTAACCGGGTAATTTCATTCTTTAGTCTCTCCAAGAATATCTGAAGTGTATTAGGTAAATCAGAACCCAAATTGTCTCCAAGGTTGCAAATAATTTGTCCCATACAGGAAATAGCCCTTTCTTTGACCTCCTGATCAATGTCAGCTGCTTTTAACCTCTTAATGGTACAGGTAAATAGATCTTTGATATAGGGAGTTGCATCAAACGAGGAAGGCTGATCTAAAGGACGAATTACTTTCACAAGTTGTTGGGTAACAAGAAGTGCTTCAGATGTAATCTTGTAAAATGGGTCTCCGACACAAGCCACAACTGGAGGGACCAAAGCCTGAACATGAGGATGGAAGACTTGAGGAGAGTGGTTACAGAGGATTACATAGAGACACGACAAAGCATCAATCTTCAAATTTGATGAGCTTGATTTATCATTCAGTGAGAAAATGATTCCTAAAAAGccaacaaaaagataatttttatgtagtcttaagaaaaattaaaaactaatccCTAAAATATTAGTAAGTTTCTACTTCATCATACTGTGTCTCTAAAGTAGTAGGAATTCCACAATCTACGATAAACATTAGAGCCAAAAGTTTTAAGGTAagatttttaacttgaaaatttCTAACTTTATATGTCTGAAACGGGTCTATGTGCAACTTAAGTTGTCACAAATTACTTCTGAAGGAAACAACTGTTTAAACTTATCAAAGACTTAAGAAAATCTCTAATTAGTCCCCAAGGTGATttactattcttttatttttttcatacctGGTACGAGTACAGGAATGTGCTGCGTTAGGGCCCCAGGTAATACATTTACCAGTTCAGTTAACATGTTAAAACAACACTGTCGGGTCTtcacacttttttctttcatctgtttgtGCAGAGCTTTAACAATGTTGGGAACCTGTAATTATTACACACTCATTAGCTGGTTTCAGCTAGTGGTATTTCCTCAGTATACTTAACAAAAATTAtcagagtggggagagagggaagaatttAACAAGAttgtttcatacaaattttgttGTACCTATTACATATGGTCTCTTGGAACTCTGTTTTATACTCGTAATAGAGAAAAGCTATCATTAGTTTTCTACAGAGCAAGAAAAGTCTTCCTTGATTATGAAATGCACAAGACTAACTAGAAATCAAaccaaataataatttttcagCCAAACTTTAAGGAACAAATTATAAATGGCTTTTTGAACAAAAATAGCTCAGATATctgcattaaaagaaaaaggacaaatcATGGAGAAGAAACCATTAAATGGGTCTTTGTCTTTGCTCTGACAATGAAACAGACCTCACTTCAAAATGTAGCTACAAGCAGCAAGGTTATGATTCAAAAACATCTGCTCCTAAACTTTGTAATGTTTTCTTAGTGGGTAAAACCTAAACAGATTATTTACTAATCCTACAGATAAGAGGATATATACAGACACATGCTAAATCGAACAGTGATCTGAGAGCTAGAGATAAAAGAAAACCACCTAATTCATTACATCATCAGAATTTCCCACATTTTTATCTGACTTCTATAcactttttctcatttccttctgcaATTAACCTTCACTGTTCACTTTTAGGTTCACCatgatttttttgttaatttatacTCAGTCTCACAACAACTGTTTTTGTatgttataaaaatgaacaaatatgtaTGCCATAGGGCTGCTGTAGGGATTAGATATAAGATAGGAAAATGTCTAGCATGCATTAAATATTCAGTAGGTAGGAACTACACAGCTCTAATCTTTAGAATCTTAGAAAAGAGGTTCTGAAGTAAAAAATATCTATACCAGTTGTTATTAGTAAATTAAGTCCTTACAATGTACTAGGCACTAGACCATTTACATAGACCACCTCATTTCTCACTACCGTGGGTAGTGCTTTCTAAGTAAATAAACTTATTACAAGTGAGAAAAATGAGGTTTAATAAACTGTACTAACTTGTCCAGGATCACAGAGCGAAATCAGGAGCAAAGCGAGGTATGAACACAAGTAGTGTGATTCCATAACTCTAAGATTTCTCTGTTAACAtcaaagataattttactgaatcttagaattattttaatattatctaGTAAAATCAAGAACACCTCAAATCAGAATAAACTGTAAGTACCATAATATTAATGTATATAAACTACTACATAAACATATCCCAGAAGTCTGCTTACTCTTCTGAAGATGTTCTGGGACTCAGATTTtcatatacaaaaaaaattttaaatctcgTATTTACAAGCATGATTTTCAACCATACTTAAACTGACCTGACTCTGAAGCATTGTTAAAGGTGTTTCTCCCTGCTCCATTGCATCAGGGTCACAGAGCCAACTCTGAACAGGACGAGTTTGCTTCAAAAGAGAAAGGTATGCATGGAAAACATCTGCCTTTACATTCTCTTCACGCTCCTTAAATCTGGATATCAGTGCAGGAGAGACAGTCTTGTAGAATTCTGGAAGCATTTCATGCCTTGTGCTAACTACAGCATCCAAGCACTTGGCAGCTGCACGTCTCACTTTCCAACTCATGTCATCATCGTCACTATATTCATCATCGCTCCCTAAAAGAAGTTTTAATGTTAACAGGCTATTAAAGTGAACTGTTACTCAGACAGTTTTATAACTTTTCACTGACATACAGCAacagagaagttttatttttattttttttaaatagagaagcTTTAAAAGAACAAGTACTTAACAAGATGAtacaaatttacaaataaatcAACCTTAAAGAAAAGAATCCTGTTTTAAACTTGTTAATCATCTTCTTACTTATTGTGCATAATGAGCAGCTTATCAATCTTTAGTGATTAACAAACATGTGAAACTTCTTTAcaacataaatatttgtaaaatcagcctttaaaacagtatgaaaagaagctcaaagGACTCACCTGACACTATAGGAAAATCAAACAATCAAAGAATTAATAAACCAGGACGTAAGATTGATGACTATAGAtgaggtgttaaaaaaaaaagcatggttaCCAATCCCAGGACACGCTGGGGAGAAAAGGAATCTTGACATCCGCTTTCTTTGTGTCTCTAGAGCTTTTCACTAAATTTGATGATGGGCTATTaggaaaaaatatgtgtattttcaaCGTTTCAACATATTCTCTTAAGACAGTTTAAAGAAACTATACTTCCACAACAAGAAAATTCTGCTAAGAACAAAGCACCATGTGAAACCTGAACAACATCTTCTCCAAATTCCTGTTAAACCTTAAAACAATGTTtcaatgatttcacttatgtataCTTCATTAACTTTCATGTCATGTGAAATCTCTGAAAATTATTTCCTTCTAACACTATAAGGCTGAATCAATTGGGTAACAAAGTCAGAAGGATGGTAAAAACACCAGCAGTTCTCAGGACAGTCTAAAATTATCAAACAATAGCCCTGAAATGCTGATTCCTCACTGGGGGAAAAAGATGTTGCCTTTGCATTGGCTTATATTCCAATGAGCTTTAGTGACAGCTAAATGTAGCCAGCTATGCCTTAGAAAACTCTAGGATTACATAACAAAATACTAACTTAACCCAGGCATTTGACTTATTCACCAATGCATATGTGAATAAAAATCAGAAGGTACTGTATCAAAATGGtctatttaaaaagcaaattagtAAATGAAGTTTTTCCCACGGCAACCCAACTACGGGAATTATTTTGCAGAAATATACTTTGTTGAAAAAAGGgttattaaaacattaaataccCAATTACTGAAATTATGCTGCTTTTATGTTACAATAACACTATGTAAGAAAGGTAGTTATTAGGTATAATCCATGCAAACAGATAAAACAGCTGAAGGACTTGGTTATTCAACAAAAGTACATTTACTGAGTGTCTTCTGTGTGTCAAGCACTATCCTAAGCACTGGAATAAACTAGTCAATAAAGGGGCTgaaagtctctgtcttcatgaaatttacattctagtgggtagaaaataattacaatatatcAAAAGCAATTAgttgtaagaaagaaaataaaaacgtTGAGAAGGAAGAATATAAGTAAGGGGAAAGCCCTGAGATGTGAGATTGAATGAAGAGGGTGTGTGAAAGTAATCACGTGTAACCCCAAAGCTTTTGGCATGAGAAACTAAAACGAGGGTACCATTCTGAGATAGAAAGGCCAAATAAACAGGTGAGGCAGATTGGGGGGAGGAGCGGGATGTGAGATTATTTTAGACACCTAACCAGTAAATCAATTAAGCAGATGTATATACGAACTTGAAATTCACAGGAAAGATctggaataaagaaaaatttcagttttcaGTACACTGATATTAAACGCAGGAGACTAGTTGAGATTAACAAGAATAATATTAGAGTATCACAGAGAAGTCCAAGCCCTGGAACACTCCAAAGTTTGGTGATCAGGGTTATGAAGAGCAACCAGCACAAGGACTGAGAAAGAGTAATCACAAAAACAGGACTAACATCATTACAAAAGTAGGACTAGTATCAGGAGAGTGTGGTATCctggaaattaaatgaaatgccGCTGATATAAGAAACAGGCAAACATCTGAGGTCACTGGTGATCCTGTCCATCACTTAAAGATTGGATTCATGAGAGAAGGACAAAAAGGAACTGAAGAGCATTCTTTTGAGTTCTGTTTTAAGAGAAACTGGGCAGTAGCCACCAGAGTGTAATATTGGGTTAGGAGGGATTTTTTTTatagttgtttctgttttctttttaaaagataaattactgACTTTGGAGGAATATAAATTTATTCTAAGAATCAAAtttaaaagtatgaaaaataTCAGGAAATCCACCAACTCACATACCTCATCACTTACCTATTTAATCATCTCCACTATGATTCTTTTAATCCTAGCAGAAACAACTAAACATGAGCAACCTGTATGTCCTTGAAAGTGTTATTCCTTTCTAGAGTAAATACTACAAATCACAGTACAATGACATCAATCTTTGGAGCCTCAGAAATGTTTAGATGATTCATGAAAGTTAAATGGAGCCTCAAACATTTAGGAGTTTTCAAGAAAGTATATATAAAACCAACCATAACTGCTGAATACGTGTATATacaatacagttttaaaataacattcattTTCCTCCTCACAAATACCCCttgtagaaaatatgaataaagaaaaaataaataaaatggaaaaaaaaaaaaaaaaaaaagaaaatatgaataaagaacaaaattctCTTGGTAGCAATTATAAATGTACTAGTAAggtttttttctgtgtatttagaaaaataaaactgggacaTAACTTCCGTTATTCACCTTTTCACTCAACTTATTAGTAACTGCTTTAATATTCTTCCAGATTCTGAAAATGTTACACAGCAGTTAAGTACATGGATGccccataatttatttaatcaatctGCTATTGCTGAATACTGAGGTCATTTTCCCTTTCACTAGATAAGGATCATCTCCATCTATAACACTGGATCTTTCATGAAAATTTAACAAATTCCTTCTATTTAATTTGAACTACCTTGGTCATCATCGTCACCACCATCCGCATCCATGGcattttcatcttcatcttcatcatcataaTTATAATTTGGATCATAGGTAAGATATTTAAGACAAATATTTATAATGGTAGAAACATGAGGATATACTTCCTTAGgacatctgaagaaaaaaataaaagctgcctTGAATAACTGTACTTTTCTCCTTGATTCACTACCTGACACATTCTAttaccagatttttttcttccttataacACAGCATAGGAAAGTGGTTCCCAGTCTTTCAATACCAATgactttatgtattttaaaatatttacttttcaaatCACACTTAATTTTAAGATGAACTTTTCCCATTCTAACATCTCTGAAGTCAGGATGATTCTTACAAATAACTGATATATAtaactgatatatatataatggttAATGTTAATGTGGTGAGTATAGAGAAAAATCTGTATATGCTCTATCTTCTCAACAAAAGACTAGAAGACTAAGCCCAAGTGAATATGCTCTTCATCAACTAGGACTGTTTGTGAAAATGCCAGTGCATATCCTTCTAGGCTTGGTCTCCCAGCTATATGCTGAGAGACAGAACATAGACATGCCCCATTTAATAAAGGAATAATTTATGTTTCTCaattaaaagaacagaaacaaatcccacaatttctgattttaaaaatttggtataACCataagctactttttttttttttttttaagattttatttatttatttgacagagagagagagagatcacaagtaggcagagaggcgggcagagacagggggagaagcaggctccctgataagcaaagagcccaatgcggggcttgatcccaggaccctgagatcatgacctgagcgaaggcagaggcttaacccactgagccacccaggcgcccccataagctACTTCTTAAAAAACCGTGAGTGGGGCAAGGGATTACTGCAGATAACAACCAGTGAAGTCTCAAGACACTATGCTATATACCAAACTGTCAATTCTAGCCAAAGGCAAAAAAATCTGCTCCTCAGCCAGTATGGTTTTCTAGCACCTAACTGAAGATTTTAGTATTAGAACCAAGGTTTCCAAATGGAGACTCATTACCCTAGCAAAATGAATGTGGCAAACTTCAAAAAATGTTGGAAAGATATAAAATTCACTACATATTTTTTGCCCAGTAATTTTTACACTGCCACTACAGGCTACAttattaaataaaaccaaaagacaaccataaatacttttccaaattctttcaagtcctaacaataaaaaggaaacatttcaaaataaatataaagaccATATTTCGAAATATAAGATCACATCTACTTCAAATACTGCACTGGTTATCAGTTACTGTTTAATAAGAATTTATTCTAATCAAACATCTGAAACTAAAACTCATCCTGGCTATCAGTAAAATAACCCATTTCTCCTCACCCACCTACTCTAGATCTTAATTATTACTCTATTCTCAAGAGAAAATTTCACTTGAATATAGAGAGATCCTAAAAACTTACCTTCTCACAAATGACTCAAAGGCTTGAATGCAGTACTCTCTTAATTCATCATCATCTACATTACAAAATTTTACCACCAAAGGAATTATCTTCTCAAGGTATTCACCTAAGAAAAGCATATTCGAtcttaaaaacattcttttttttttttaattgaagaaaattTTGAAGTATTTAAACATTTCTTACCTATTCTATGACCAGCTTGCCTACTAATTGCAGCAATACAT
This DNA window, taken from Meles meles chromosome 7, mMelMel3.1 paternal haplotype, whole genome shotgun sequence, encodes the following:
- the CAND1 gene encoding cullin-associated NEDD8-dissociated protein 1 translates to MASASYHISNLLEKMTSSDKDFRFMATNDLMTELQKDSIKLDDDSERKVVKMILKLLEDKNGEVQNLAVKCLGPLVSKVKEYQVETIVDTLCTNMLSDKEQLRDISSIGLKTVIGELPPASSGSALAANVCKKITGRLTSAIAKQEDVSVQLEALDIMADMLSRQGGLLVNFHPSILTCLLPQLTSPRLAVRKRTIIALGHLVMSCGNIVFVDLIEHLLSELSKNDSMSTTRTYIQCIAAISRQAGHRIGEYLEKIIPLVVKFCNVDDDELREYCIQAFESFVRRCPKEVYPHVSTIINICLKYLTYDPNYNYDDEDEDENAMDADGGDDDDQGSDDEYSDDDDMSWKVRRAAAKCLDAVVSTRHEMLPEFYKTVSPALISRFKEREENVKADVFHAYLSLLKQTRPVQSWLCDPDAMEQGETPLTMLQSQVPNIVKALHKQMKEKSVKTRQCCFNMLTELVNVLPGALTQHIPVLVPGIIFSLNDKSSSSNLKIDALSCLYVILCNHSPQVFHPHVQALVPPVVACVGDPFYKITSEALLVTQQLVKVIRPLDQPSSFDATPYIKDLFTCTIKRLKAADIDQEVKERAISCMGQIICNLGDNLGSDLPNTLQIFLERLKNEITRLTTVKALTLIAGSPLKIDLRPVLGEGVPILASFLRKNQRALKLGTLSALDILIKNYSDSLTAAMIDAVLDELPPLISESDMHVSQMAISFLTTLAKVYPSSLSKISGSILNELIGLVRSPLLQGGALSAMLDFFQALVVTGTNNLGYMDLLRMLTGPVYSQSTALTHKQSYYSIAKCVAALTRACPKEGPAVVGQFIQDVKNSRSTDSIRLLALLSLGEVGHHIDLSGQLELKSVILEAFSSPSEEVKSAASYALGSISVGNLPEYLPFVLQEITSQPKRQYLLLHSLKEIISSASVVGLKPYVENIWALLLKHCECAEEGTRNVVAECLGKLTLIDPETLLPRLKGYLISGSSYARSSVVTAVKFTISDHPQPIDPLLKNCIGDFLKTLEDPDLNVRRVALVTFNSAAHNKPSLIRDLLDTVLPHLYNETKVRKELIREVEMGPFKHTVDDGLDIRKAAFECMYTLLDSCLDRLDIFEFLNHVEDGLKDHYDIKMLTFLMLVRLSTLCPSAVLQRLDRLVEPLRATCTTKVKANSVKQEFEKQDELKRSAMRAVAALLTIPEAEKSPLMSEFQSQISSNPELAAIFESIQKDSSSTNLESMDTS